In Dyadobacter subterraneus, a single genomic region encodes these proteins:
- a CDS encoding nitrate reductase, protein MKTSSDTYKSTCCYCGVGCGVVVTKENNGRLSLEGDKEHPSSKGMLCSKGMNLHYTVMDQSDRLLYPQMRLNRSMPLQRVTWDEALDRTAAVFKTLIKKFGPDSVAFYVSGQCLTEEYYLVNKLIKGFIGSNNIDTNSRLCMSSAVVGYKLSLGEDCVPVCYDDIEEADVFYVTGANPAWCHPILWRRMEAHKAANPQVKIICVDPRKTDTARSSDLYLGIVPGTDIVLNNAIGRILIEKNYINQDFIEKHTDGFSLFQEKVFERTIDEAAEICGIDAKDIYQAAEWIGGSKGFLSLWTMGLNQSVIGVNKNLSLINLHLITGKIGTPGNGPFSLTGQPNAMGGRETGGLANILPAHRDVTNAIHREEMETFWDSPVKIAHKPGFTATEMFEALADDRLKAIWIINTNPLVSMPDINMAEKALKNSRFVVVQDVSNLADTVHFADVVLPAAAWLEKEGTMTNAERRITYLPKALEAPGEALPDSEIIWKFAQKMGFTDAFNYKNTSEVYDEYVKITANTNVDVSGVSYDLLKNKRSVQWPLAAKKLTNNETIATSEEPDIILSSAVGTKRLFTDHNFYTPNKRAQIFAIADENTSEPTDENFPLVLTTGRIRDQWHTMTKTGRVTKLKQHIPQPFLQIHPKDAEARNITEGKLVVVKGRRGEVRVKAQLSEDVRQGLCFLPMHWGKILGSNLGRANNLTNSMVDPRSKEPDFKFSAVEVSLYKKPVEKIIIIGAGSAGLGFVNTYRTLNQDDEIHVFSKEIYPFYNRVLLPDYISGEQSWEQLVKLREEQFSDANIIVHKGISIVHIDRKNKILTDSKGNEQSYDKLILGMGSRSFKPKGVPELPGIFNMRSRMDADRLLPFVNQKDAHAVIVGGGILGLELAASFRKMNVRVTVIQRSGRLMERQLDPLASELLYQDLMDRGIEIFFNDEVSTYKGTDKVEGILLKSGRKIDCQVVVLAIGTVPTIELAREAGIENKRGILVNDYMQTSDESIFTAGEIAEWRGQMWGITLAAEQQAEVAAHFIAGDISQPYQGSVSMNILKMEGLHMSSIGMTEAPVNDPTYEEIVFIDKAKRYYKKCIVHQDRLVGAILIGDKNEFLEFRDLIAKGTELSEKRLQLLRASQNADPMEGKLVCSCNNVGQGNLEKAILEGCNDVQKLCQKTGAGTGCGSCLPEVRAIFERMEMVTVL, encoded by the coding sequence ATGAAAACTTCGTCTGATACCTATAAATCTACTTGTTGCTATTGCGGCGTGGGTTGCGGCGTGGTTGTAACAAAGGAAAATAACGGCCGGTTAAGTCTGGAAGGGGATAAGGAACACCCTTCCAGCAAAGGTATGCTTTGTTCAAAAGGAATGAATTTGCATTACACAGTGATGGATCAGTCTGACCGGTTGCTTTACCCGCAAATGCGGCTGAACCGTTCGATGCCTTTGCAACGTGTTACCTGGGACGAAGCGCTGGACAGAACTGCTGCTGTTTTTAAAACACTGATAAAAAAATTCGGTCCGGATTCGGTTGCTTTTTATGTTTCCGGACAATGTTTGACGGAAGAATATTACCTGGTCAACAAGCTGATCAAGGGTTTTATTGGTTCCAATAATATCGATACCAATTCCCGGCTTTGCATGAGTTCTGCCGTGGTTGGCTACAAACTTTCGCTGGGCGAAGATTGTGTTCCGGTTTGTTACGATGATATCGAAGAAGCTGATGTTTTCTACGTAACGGGCGCAAATCCAGCCTGGTGTCATCCGATTTTATGGCGCAGAATGGAAGCGCATAAAGCAGCAAATCCACAGGTCAAAATTATCTGTGTTGATCCACGAAAAACCGATACGGCGCGGTCGTCTGATCTGTATTTAGGAATTGTACCCGGAACGGATATTGTTTTAAACAACGCAATCGGACGCATACTGATTGAAAAAAATTATATCAATCAGGATTTTATAGAAAAACACACGGACGGATTTTCTCTTTTCCAGGAAAAAGTTTTTGAAAGAACAATTGACGAAGCTGCCGAAATCTGCGGGATTGATGCAAAGGATATTTACCAGGCCGCAGAATGGATTGGCGGGTCGAAAGGATTTCTTTCTCTCTGGACAATGGGTTTAAATCAATCGGTTATTGGTGTAAATAAAAATCTTTCACTGATTAATCTTCATTTGATAACCGGAAAAATTGGAACGCCTGGAAACGGCCCGTTTTCCCTAACTGGACAACCCAATGCGATGGGCGGCCGTGAAACAGGCGGACTTGCCAATATTCTTCCCGCACACCGCGATGTGACCAATGCTATACACCGGGAAGAGATGGAGACATTTTGGGATAGTCCCGTAAAAATCGCACACAAACCGGGATTTACGGCTACCGAAATGTTTGAAGCGCTTGCCGATGATCGTTTGAAAGCAATCTGGATTATAAATACCAATCCACTAGTGAGTATGCCGGATATCAACATGGCGGAAAAAGCACTGAAAAATTCGCGGTTTGTAGTAGTACAGGATGTTTCGAATCTGGCTGATACGGTTCATTTTGCAGATGTAGTTTTGCCAGCGGCTGCATGGCTGGAAAAAGAAGGAACGATGACCAATGCGGAAAGGCGGATTACCTACCTGCCAAAAGCACTGGAAGCACCTGGAGAGGCTTTACCCGATTCAGAAATCATCTGGAAGTTTGCTCAGAAAATGGGTTTTACAGATGCTTTTAATTACAAAAATACATCTGAGGTGTATGACGAATATGTCAAAATCACTGCCAATACAAATGTTGATGTTTCGGGAGTTAGTTATGATTTACTGAAAAATAAACGCAGTGTTCAGTGGCCTTTGGCAGCAAAAAAACTAACAAATAACGAGACGATAGCAACAAGCGAAGAGCCGGATATTATACTATCCTCAGCAGTTGGAACGAAACGACTTTTTACAGATCATAACTTTTACACCCCTAACAAAAGAGCGCAGATTTTCGCGATCGCGGATGAAAATACATCCGAACCAACGGACGAAAATTTCCCATTAGTGCTGACAACCGGGCGTATTCGTGACCAATGGCACACGATGACGAAAACCGGCAGGGTCACAAAACTGAAACAGCATATACCGCAACCCTTTTTACAAATTCATCCGAAGGATGCGGAAGCAAGAAATATAACAGAAGGAAAACTTGTTGTCGTGAAAGGGAGGCGCGGTGAAGTTCGTGTGAAAGCGCAATTGAGTGAAGATGTGCGTCAGGGATTATGTTTTTTGCCAATGCACTGGGGAAAAATCCTGGGCAGCAATTTAGGAAGAGCCAACAACCTTACCAATTCGATGGTTGATCCCCGGTCGAAAGAACCGGATTTTAAGTTTTCGGCGGTTGAGGTTTCATTGTATAAAAAACCAGTTGAAAAAATCATCATTATCGGTGCGGGTTCGGCTGGTTTGGGTTTTGTCAACACTTACCGGACGCTCAATCAGGATGACGAAATTCATGTTTTTTCCAAAGAAATTTATCCGTTTTACAACCGCGTTCTTCTTCCCGACTATATTAGCGGCGAGCAAAGCTGGGAGCAGCTTGTAAAACTGCGGGAAGAACAATTCTCAGACGCCAATATCATTGTTCATAAAGGAATCAGCATTGTTCACATTGACAGGAAAAATAAAATTTTGACTGATAGTAAAGGCAATGAGCAGAGCTATGATAAACTGATTCTGGGCATGGGCAGCAGGTCGTTCAAACCCAAAGGAGTTCCGGAATTACCCGGTATTTTCAACATGCGTTCAAGAATGGACGCGGATAGACTTTTGCCTTTTGTAAATCAAAAAGACGCGCATGCGGTAATTGTAGGCGGTGGAATTTTAGGTCTGGAACTGGCTGCATCTTTCCGCAAAATGAATGTCCGGGTAACCGTTATCCAACGCAGCGGGCGATTAATGGAAAGACAACTGGACCCACTGGCGAGCGAATTACTTTATCAGGATTTAATGGATCGGGGCATTGAAATTTTCTTTAACGATGAAGTTTCAACCTATAAAGGGACTGATAAAGTTGAAGGAATATTATTGAAGTCGGGTAGAAAAATAGATTGTCAGGTTGTTGTACTCGCCATTGGTACAGTTCCGACCATTGAACTGGCGCGCGAGGCAGGAATTGAAAATAAGCGTGGAATTTTGGTCAACGACTACATGCAAACTTCGGACGAATCCATCTTTACCGCCGGAGAAATTGCCGAGTGGCGCGGACAAATGTGGGGAATAACTTTGGCTGCTGAACAACAGGCGGAGGTTGCGGCGCATTTCATAGCAGGCGATATTTCTCAGCCTTATCAAGGTAGCGTTTCCATGAATATTTTAAAAATGGAAGGTCTGCACATGAGCAGTATTGGAATGACGGAAGCACCCGTAAACGACCCGACTTATGAAGAGATTGTCTTTATTGACAAAGCGAAAAGATATTACAAAAAATGCATCGTTCATCAGGACAGGCTGGTTGGTGCCATTTTAATTGGTGATAAAAATGAATTTCTGGAATTCCGGGATCTGATTGCAAAAGGTACCGAACTGTCGGAAAAACGGCTGCAATTATTAAGGGCGAGTCAAAATGCTGATCCGATGGAAGGAAAACTGGTTTGTTCATGCAATAATGTTGGTCAGGGAAATCTGGAAAAAGCGATTCTTGAAGGATGTAATGATGTTCAGAAGCTTTGTCAGAAAACAGGTGCCGGGACAGGCTGCGGATCATGCCTGCCAGAAGTTCGCGCGATTTTCGAGAGGATGGAAATGGTGACGGTTTTATAA
- a CDS encoding MFS transporter: protein MEMSNKPLQKLNIFSAKGVQMRTFHLTWMAFFLCFFGWFGLAPLMTVIKTDLGLTKGQIGNIIIASVAATVISRIAVGKLCDSWGPRKTYTALLGICSIPVMTVGLVHSYEGFLLFRLAIGVIGASFVVTQYHTSVMFDKKIVGTANAVAGGWGNLGGGVTNMVMPLIFAGFIGAGYLPESAWRLAMIVPGVALLIFAFVYYFFTKDTPAGNFDELSEFSQNSAVKVKGTMTMAMKDPRTWALFLAYGACFGIEITFDNIAALYFFENFNTTLAVAGILAGTFGFMNLFARALGGIVADKVGLKYGMLGKGRLLALLLAMEGIGIALFAQSSTLAIAVASMLCFAMFLKMANGVTYAIVPFVNQKAIGSVSGIVGAGGNVGAVLAGFLFKSSSISYSQAFVYIGVAIACVAAVVALVNFDKMRSTITEQATLETANS, encoded by the coding sequence ATGGAAATGTCGAATAAACCGTTACAGAAATTAAATATTTTCAGTGCAAAAGGCGTTCAGATGCGGACTTTCCACTTAACCTGGATGGCATTTTTTCTTTGCTTTTTCGGCTGGTTCGGATTGGCTCCACTGATGACCGTTATTAAAACGGATTTAGGTTTAACAAAAGGACAAATCGGAAACATTATCATCGCTTCCGTTGCAGCAACTGTTATCTCCCGGATCGCCGTTGGAAAACTTTGCGATTCCTGGGGACCAAGAAAAACTTATACTGCACTACTAGGAATTTGCTCCATACCGGTCATGACAGTCGGTTTAGTCCACTCCTATGAAGGATTTTTACTTTTCAGATTGGCAATCGGCGTAATCGGCGCTTCGTTTGTGGTTACGCAATATCACACTTCAGTAATGTTTGATAAGAAAATCGTAGGAACGGCTAACGCAGTTGCTGGCGGCTGGGGAAATTTGGGTGGCGGTGTTACCAATATGGTTATGCCTTTGATTTTCGCAGGTTTCATCGGCGCAGGTTATTTGCCTGAATCAGCATGGCGTTTGGCTATGATTGTACCGGGCGTGGCGTTGTTGATTTTCGCTTTTGTCTATTATTTTTTCACTAAGGATACACCCGCTGGAAATTTTGATGAACTGTCGGAATTCAGCCAAAATTCTGCTGTTAAAGTAAAAGGAACGATGACAATGGCTATGAAAGATCCTCGTACCTGGGCGCTTTTCCTTGCTTACGGAGCGTGTTTCGGTATTGAAATTACTTTCGATAACATCGCCGCATTATACTTTTTCGAAAACTTTAACACAACACTGGCGGTAGCGGGGATACTTGCAGGAACATTCGGTTTCATGAATTTATTTGCCCGTGCTTTGGGTGGAATTGTCGCCGATAAAGTGGGATTGAAATATGGAATGTTGGGAAAAGGCCGCTTGCTGGCACTTTTGCTGGCGATGGAAGGAATTGGTATCGCGCTTTTTGCTCAAAGCTCAACATTGGCAATTGCCGTAGCCAGTATGTTATGTTTCGCGATGTTTTTGAAAATGGCCAATGGCGTAACCTATGCGATTGTACCTTTTGTCAACCAAAAAGCAATTGGCTCCGTGAGCGGAATTGTAGGTGCAGGCGGAAATGTGGGGGCCGTGCTGGCAGGTTTTCTTTTCAAATCCAGTTCCATATCTTATTCTCAGGCATTTGTCTACATAGGCGTGGCGATAGCCTGCGTCGCTGCGGTTGTCGCTCTGGTAAATTTTGATAAAATGCGCTCCACAATTACCGAACAGGCTACACTTGAAACTGCAAATTCTTAA